The Cheilinus undulatus linkage group 2, ASM1832078v1, whole genome shotgun sequence genome has a window encoding:
- the lhx1a gene encoding LIM/homeobox protein Lhx1, with protein sequence MVHCAGCERPILDRFLLNVLDRAWHVKCVQCCECKCNLTEKCFSREGRLYCKNDFFRRFGTKCGGCSQGISPNDLVRRARSKVFHLNCFTCMMCNKQLSTGEELYIIDENKFVCKDDYLSNTSVKDTNLLSVTACSDPSLSPDSQDQLQDDVVLKDTEIAALSDKETVNNENDDQNLGGKRRGPRTTIKAKQLETLKAAFAATPKPTRHIREQLAQETGLNMRVIQVWFQNRRSKERRMKQLSALGARRHAFFRSPRRMRTLVDRLEPGELIPNGPFSYYGDYQSEYYGPGGNYDFFPQGPPSSQAQTPVDLPFVPSSGPTGTPLGGMDHPLPGHHPSSEVQRFSDIMSHHPGDSPSPEPGIPGPLHSISSEVFGPSPPFTSLSLNGSGYNNHLSHPPSEMNEGTVW encoded by the exons ATGGTCCACTGCGCCGGCTGCGAGAGGCCTATCCTGGACCGCTTTCTGCTCAACGTGCTGGACAGAGCCTGGCACGTCAAGTGCGTGCAGTGCTGCGAGTGCAAGTGTAATCTGACTGAGAAATGTTTTTCTCGAGAAGGGAGACTGTACTGCAAAAATGATTTCTTTAG gcGGTTCGGCACCAAGTGTGGCGGTTGTTCGCAGGGCATCTCACCGAACGACCTGGTCCGGAGGGCCCGGAGCAAAGTGTTTCACCTCAACTGCTTCACATGCATGATGTGCAATAAGCAGCTGTCCACCGGAGAGGAGCTCTACATCATAGACGAGAACAAATTCGTTTGCAAAGACGATTACCTAAGCAACACCAGTGTGAAAGACACCAACCTGCTCTCAG TAACGGCATGCAGCGACCCCAGCTTATCGCCGGACTCTCAAGACCAGCTGCAGGACGACGTGGTGCTGAAGGACACGGAGATCGCAGCCCTGTCCGACAAAGAGACGGTGAACAACGAGAACGACGACCAGAACCTCGGGGGGAAGCGGCGCGGCCCGCGGACCACTATCAAGGCCAAGCAGCTGGAGACGCTGAAGGCAGCATTCGCTGCGACCCCCAAACCCACCAGACACATCAGGGAGCAGCTGGCCCAGGAGACCGGCCTCAACATGAGGGTCATCCAG gtttgGTTTCAGAACCGTCGATCCAAAGAGAGGCGCATGAAGCAGCTGAGCGCGCTTGGCGCACGGAGACACGCGTTTTTCCGGAGCCCGAGGCGGATGAGGACGTTGGTGGACCGGCTGGAGCCCGGGGAGCTGATCCCCAACGGGCCCTTCTCCTACTATGGAG ATTATCAAAGCGAGTACTACGGCCCGGGAGGAAACTACGACTTCTTCCCTCAGGGGCCTCCATCGTCGCAGGCTCAGACCCCTGTTGATCTCCCCTTCGTGCCCTCCTCAGGCCCCACGGGCACCCCCCTCGGAGGTATGGACCACCCCCTGCCGGGCCACCACCCCTCCAGTGAGGTGCAGCGCTTCTCCGATATCATGTCCCACCACCCGGGGGACTCGCCCAGCCCGGAGCCCGGCATCCCGGGGCCCCTGCACAGCATCTCTTCTGAAGTGTTCGGCCCCAGTCCGCCATTTACCTCACTGTCGCTGAACGGCAGCGGATACAACAACCACCTGTCCCACCCGCCTTCGGAAATGAATGAGGGCACCGTGTGGTAG